From a single Micromonospora sp. WMMD1102 genomic region:
- a CDS encoding polymorphic toxin-type HINT domain-containing protein, whose translation MSTHRKASARRRARFLSSLLVGSLLASLVGVVPAVPAALAAEPGGRERPVRVSSAATKPKPLPAMPVYKGESVEWPSRGSAVVDLPLSSDRSRRLPGSVEPGGLPVTVTAVDDVDLDVLSSRGLADAAGASELPGRVRVELLDRKVAGRAGVPLALKVERVDGGTGGRVELRVDYSAFAHAYGGDWAWRLRLATMPACVLASPEVEQCGQVGWLDSVNDGEAGVITAEVELPARPAAATGEDQTAGAGAPARDVDRLVVLAASGSSTETGDFSKSDLEESSTWAVSGNSGDFTYSYPMAAPSVPGGLVPEVGLAYSSGAVDGQTAGSNTQPSTFGEGWNYTPGFIERTYRPCADDSEPALSPHWTALAATADLCWRQPNAQVTLNGTVGEIVLASDGKWRLADDDGSKVELLTGASNGDDNGEHWKITTADGTQYWFGRQTLPNGKGNTNSAPVVPVFANHSGEPCFSSSSASASRCQQAWRWMLDYVVDRNGNEISYWYDRDTVRTGLMNSASTTVAYHRAVHLNRIEYGTHTSDGSSVTAPARVVFTNSDRCVTSSCGTRNETNWPDTPWDLECLTAPCANNLAPTFWSSKRVSKVTTQVLKSGTYSPVDEWVIGHSFPTAPSPVLWLSNIEHSGKSGGSVTLPKLLAFGTKTQNRADYDPAGTMKSHEKYRITRLQTETGGQVDVTYAGNDTGCTFGGTFPDPDQNSKRCFAQYYTNPSGETGWSWWHKRITAKIVESDLVGGSPPITTEYGYSTENSSSSVLWGLSKGAAVWGASLPKRSWSEWAGYTNVTVRKGNPTAGTRSQTDYLYLRGLDGDVIDTGTRSVSVTPFDSVVGGGAAWDTEYRRGHLLNERIYDRAGGTVVQILKHDPWAVTTGTRTLSTDWAVPNVHKSYITRTKVETRWEWVDGAWSQRARVDTGFDSTYGRVLTVSDEGNSADGDETCTTYAYADNATGYKYEFVKQRTDRAEGCAETPGALLGDTRYYYDGLAHGGAPGRGNVTKTENYVDGGWQIASQNVVYNPHGQITSSTDALNRTTTTIYTENADRLNTQVAVTNAALHTTTTTLDVSRGLPLTVTDPNTKVTTGTYDPLGRLLTVTRPGNTTGTPDAAYTYTVSQTAPSWIRTRALGPNGNQIESYDIYGGLSQHRQTQTVAADSKRIITERVFDERGLTVKESAFWNTNSGPTSTLVTAADSAIERQTRYTYDGRGRQTEAESWSLGQYSWKTTTSYTWNSTTVVPPAGGFPTRAIVDDRGQVVEKRQYHTSDLDGDYDHTGYDYNLRGELTSVTDPAGNTWSYDYDLLGRKTQAADPDAGTTLTEYHSTGTVKATTDGRGKKHYHHYDNLDRHTEIREDSPTGRLAAQWTYDTAAKGQLSSATRYDTDGLAYTTSVGSYDDGYRPLSSTVSIPASTSNGALAGSYTTGMTYKVNGAVATVTHPGVGGLPAETLTYNYLNQGLLDSMSSAQQTYLADVEYAYDGLAYRTYLGNADKRVRVTTQHDTGHRRLTNIQVDTENQTSPGNWDDKYTTEYGYRDNGLIAAIAGKTNGTRDQVECFTYDHLQRLTEAWTEASWTCATPQRAGADPYWRKWTFDKVGNRLTQTDKDPAGDTTWTYTTPAAGQPRPHTVTGVTATGPKAGTPTRAFTYDTAGNTLTRTTETGNSQTLTWDPEGHLATLTENGQTTSYLYDADGNRLISRAPGKTTLYLGGTELALATGSGQPDGTRYYNGYAVRDVTGLKWTVNNHQGTGQLQIDAGTLACQRRRTMPYGEDRGTTPTPWLGTKGFVGGTNDDTSLVHLGAREYDPTLGRFISIDPVMDLTDPQQMHGYSYANNNPSTLSDPDGYRPLATNGGYEEDRYWSSGGGKGTKLAKNPKTNKWGVAKKKPTAPKPPPKKKPAIILGDKVIGAPDRKALEDAINKWSIDGAGLGLGDKEYYVGFRICQEHADWCSQWALENTEWVGQIDGLGYYEQRVASDPFFNLFESLQSAPAGGKGRGRSRPGGSCFRSFAADTQILMADGSTKRIEDIKVGDLVLATDPETREHGPREVTHIWVHGDQLVDLKLVNGTTITTTEDHPFWNHTDQQWQDAQHLDQGDLLLTATGATVPVVGLLNTTATLAAAYNLTVDDIHTYYVLAGNTPVLVHNTNPSGCGVSTTISRQKQSRHVAGDPLHNGGGYFRTHGEAQEVLDAYHSGGATVLGRTANGNIVVRYNEVTGFNNNPRSGYTDQPTNIFMIKGTKSPSVVPINPNWSAS comes from the coding sequence GTGTCTACGCACCGTAAGGCTTCTGCGCGCCGTCGCGCCCGTTTTCTGTCGTCGTTGCTTGTGGGGTCGTTGCTGGCTTCGTTGGTGGGTGTGGTGCCGGCGGTGCCGGCGGCGTTGGCGGCGGAGCCGGGTGGGCGGGAGCGTCCGGTGCGGGTGTCGTCGGCGGCGACGAAGCCGAAGCCGTTGCCGGCGATGCCGGTTTACAAGGGTGAGTCGGTGGAGTGGCCGTCCCGGGGCTCTGCGGTGGTGGACCTGCCGCTGTCATCTGACCGGTCGCGACGTCTGCCGGGGTCGGTGGAGCCGGGTGGTCTGCCGGTGACGGTGACGGCGGTGGACGATGTCGATCTGGATGTCCTGTCGAGTCGGGGGTTGGCGGATGCGGCGGGCGCGTCGGAGTTGCCGGGCAGGGTGCGGGTCGAACTTCTCGATCGAAAGGTGGCCGGGCGTGCGGGGGTGCCGCTGGCGTTGAAGGTCGAGCGCGTTGATGGCGGCACCGGTGGCCGGGTGGAGCTTCGGGTGGATTATTCGGCTTTCGCGCATGCGTATGGGGGTGACTGGGCGTGGCGGCTGCGTCTGGCGACGATGCCGGCGTGTGTGTTGGCCAGCCCAGAGGTTGAGCAGTGTGGGCAGGTCGGTTGGCTTGACTCCGTCAATGACGGTGAGGCTGGTGTGATCACCGCTGAGGTCGAGTTGCCTGCCAGGCCCGCCGCGGCGACCGGAGAGGACCAGACGGCGGGTGCCGGGGCACCGGCCAGAGACGTTGATCGACTGGTGGTGTTGGCTGCCAGTGGCTCTTCCACTGAGACGGGGGACTTTTCGAAGTCGGACTTGGAGGAGTCCTCGACGTGGGCGGTCAGCGGTAACTCGGGTGATTTCACGTACTCGTATCCGATGGCGGCGCCGTCGGTGCCGGGTGGTCTGGTGCCGGAGGTGGGTCTGGCGTACAGCTCGGGGGCGGTGGATGGGCAGACGGCGGGATCGAACACCCAGCCGTCGACGTTTGGTGAGGGTTGGAATTACACTCCTGGCTTCATCGAGCGGACCTACCGGCCGTGCGCCGACGATTCGGAGCCGGCACTGTCGCCGCACTGGACGGCGCTGGCCGCTACGGCGGACCTGTGTTGGCGGCAGCCGAACGCGCAGGTCACGCTTAATGGCACGGTTGGTGAGATCGTGCTGGCCAGTGACGGCAAGTGGCGGCTGGCCGACGATGACGGGTCGAAGGTCGAGTTGTTGACCGGTGCCTCGAACGGCGATGACAACGGTGAGCACTGGAAAATCACCACGGCGGACGGGACGCAGTACTGGTTCGGTCGGCAGACTCTGCCGAACGGCAAGGGGAACACCAACTCCGCTCCGGTGGTGCCGGTGTTCGCCAACCATTCGGGTGAGCCGTGTTTCAGTTCGTCGTCGGCGTCCGCGTCTCGGTGTCAGCAGGCGTGGCGGTGGATGCTCGACTACGTCGTGGACCGTAACGGCAACGAGATCTCGTACTGGTACGACCGGGATACGGTGCGTACCGGGTTGATGAACTCGGCGTCGACGACGGTGGCCTACCACCGTGCGGTGCACCTGAATCGAATCGAATACGGGACCCATACCTCTGATGGCTCGTCTGTGACGGCGCCGGCGCGGGTGGTGTTCACCAACTCCGACCGCTGTGTGACCAGTTCCTGTGGTACGCGGAACGAGACGAACTGGCCGGATACGCCGTGGGATCTCGAATGCCTGACCGCGCCGTGCGCGAATAACCTGGCGCCGACGTTCTGGTCAAGCAAGCGGGTGTCGAAGGTCACGACCCAGGTGCTGAAGAGTGGGACGTACTCACCGGTGGACGAGTGGGTGATAGGGCACTCTTTCCCGACGGCGCCGTCGCCGGTGCTGTGGCTGTCCAATATCGAACACAGCGGCAAGAGTGGCGGGTCGGTGACTCTGCCGAAGCTGTTGGCCTTTGGTACGAAGACCCAGAACCGGGCGGACTACGATCCGGCCGGCACGATGAAGTCGCACGAGAAGTACCGCATCACAAGGCTGCAGACGGAGACGGGCGGCCAGGTCGACGTCACCTATGCGGGCAATGACACCGGGTGCACGTTCGGTGGTACGTTCCCGGATCCCGACCAGAACTCCAAGCGCTGCTTCGCGCAGTACTACACCAACCCGTCGGGTGAGACCGGCTGGTCATGGTGGCACAAGCGGATCACGGCCAAGATCGTCGAATCCGACCTGGTCGGTGGCTCCCCGCCGATCACCACCGAATACGGCTATTCGACGGAGAACTCCTCCAGCAGCGTGCTGTGGGGGCTGTCGAAGGGCGCGGCGGTGTGGGGGGCGTCGTTGCCCAAGCGGTCCTGGTCGGAGTGGGCGGGCTACACCAACGTCACCGTGAGGAAGGGTAACCCGACCGCCGGTACCAGGTCCCAGACAGATTACCTGTATCTGCGCGGCCTGGATGGTGACGTCATCGATACCGGAACCCGCTCGGTGAGCGTCACTCCGTTCGACTCAGTAGTTGGTGGCGGAGCGGCATGGGATACCGAGTATCGGCGTGGACATCTGCTCAACGAGCGGATCTACGATCGTGCCGGCGGCACCGTGGTGCAGATTCTCAAGCATGATCCGTGGGCTGTCACCACCGGCACCCGGACGTTGTCGACGGATTGGGCGGTGCCGAACGTCCACAAGTCATACATCACCCGGACGAAGGTCGAGACCCGGTGGGAGTGGGTCGACGGCGCCTGGTCGCAACGAGCCCGGGTCGATACCGGCTTCGACTCCACGTACGGGCGGGTCCTCACGGTCTCCGACGAAGGCAATTCCGCCGACGGTGACGAGACCTGTACCACGTACGCGTACGCCGACAACGCTACCGGGTACAAGTACGAGTTCGTCAAGCAGCGGACGGATCGGGCGGAGGGCTGCGCGGAGACCCCGGGCGCCCTGCTGGGCGACACCCGCTACTACTACGACGGTCTGGCCCATGGTGGGGCGCCGGGCCGGGGCAACGTGACCAAGACCGAGAATTACGTCGATGGTGGTTGGCAGATCGCGTCACAAAACGTGGTCTACAACCCGCATGGTCAGATCACCTCGTCCACCGATGCCCTGAACCGAACCACCACGACCATCTACACCGAGAACGCGGACCGGCTGAACACCCAGGTAGCGGTCACCAACGCGGCCCTGCACACCACGACGACCACTCTCGATGTCTCCCGTGGTCTGCCGTTGACGGTGACTGACCCCAACACCAAAGTGACCACCGGTACCTACGACCCGTTGGGCCGGTTGTTGACCGTCACCAGGCCGGGCAATACCACGGGCACTCCGGATGCGGCCTACACATACACCGTGTCCCAGACAGCGCCGTCCTGGATCCGGACGAGGGCGTTGGGCCCGAACGGGAACCAGATCGAGTCGTACGACATCTACGGCGGGCTGTCGCAGCATCGCCAGACCCAGACGGTCGCGGCGGATAGCAAGCGGATCATCACCGAGCGGGTGTTCGACGAGCGGGGCCTGACGGTGAAGGAGTCCGCTTTCTGGAATACCAACTCCGGACCGACGTCGACCCTGGTGACGGCGGCAGACTCGGCGATCGAGCGGCAGACCCGCTACACCTATGACGGCCGTGGTCGGCAGACAGAGGCCGAAAGTTGGTCACTGGGGCAGTACTCCTGGAAAACCACCACCTCCTACACCTGGAATTCCACCACCGTCGTACCACCGGCGGGCGGGTTCCCGACCCGAGCGATCGTCGACGATCGCGGACAGGTCGTGGAGAAGCGCCAGTACCACACCTCGGACCTCGACGGTGATTACGACCACACCGGGTATGACTACAACCTGCGCGGCGAGTTGACCTCAGTCACCGATCCTGCCGGCAACACCTGGAGCTACGACTACGACCTGCTCGGTCGCAAGACCCAGGCGGCCGACCCGGACGCGGGCACCACACTCACCGAGTACCACAGCACCGGCACCGTGAAGGCGACGACGGACGGGCGGGGCAAGAAGCACTACCACCACTACGACAACCTCGACCGCCACACCGAGATCCGGGAGGACAGCCCCACCGGACGGTTGGCGGCCCAGTGGACCTACGACACCGCCGCCAAAGGCCAGCTGAGCAGCGCCACCCGATACGACACGGACGGGCTGGCCTACACCACCAGCGTCGGCTCGTACGACGACGGCTACCGGCCGCTGTCCTCGACGGTCTCCATTCCCGCGTCAACCAGCAACGGAGCCCTCGCCGGCAGCTACACCACGGGAATGACCTACAAGGTCAACGGTGCGGTCGCGACCGTCACCCACCCCGGCGTCGGAGGGCTGCCCGCCGAGACTCTGACCTACAACTACCTCAACCAGGGCCTGCTCGACTCGATGAGCTCCGCCCAGCAGACCTACCTCGCTGACGTCGAATACGCCTACGACGGCCTCGCGTACCGCACCTACCTCGGCAACGCTGACAAGCGGGTCCGGGTCACCACCCAGCACGACACCGGACACCGTCGCCTGACCAACATCCAGGTCGACACGGAAAACCAAACCAGCCCCGGCAACTGGGACGACAAGTACACCACCGAGTACGGCTACCGGGACAACGGGCTGATCGCCGCCATCGCCGGCAAGACCAACGGCACCCGCGACCAGGTCGAGTGCTTCACCTACGACCACCTGCAACGGTTGACCGAGGCGTGGACCGAAGCATCCTGGACCTGCGCCACCCCACAACGCGCGGGCGCGGACCCGTACTGGCGGAAGTGGACCTTCGACAAGGTGGGCAACCGGCTCACCCAGACCGACAAGGACCCCGCCGGCGACACCACCTGGACCTACACCACCCCCGCAGCGGGACAACCCCGCCCGCACACCGTCACCGGCGTGACCGCGACCGGTCCCAAAGCCGGCACTCCCACCCGGGCCTTCACCTACGACACCGCCGGTAACACCCTCACCCGCACCACCGAGACCGGCAACAGCCAAACCCTCACCTGGGACCCCGAGGGCCACCTCGCCACCCTGACCGAAAACGGGCAGACCACCAGCTACCTGTATGACGCCGACGGCAACCGGCTCATCTCCCGGGCACCAGGCAAGACCACCCTCTACCTCGGCGGCACCGAACTCGCCCTCGCCACCGGCAGCGGCCAACCCGACGGCACCCGCTACTACAACGGCTACGCCGTCCGCGACGTCACCGGACTCAAGTGGACCGTCAACAACCACCAGGGCACCGGCCAGCTCCAGATCGACGCCGGCACCTTGGCCTGCCAACGCCGCCGCACCATGCCCTACGGCGAAGACCGCGGCACCACCCCAACCCCCTGGCTCGGCACGAAAGGCTTCGTCGGCGGCACCAACGACGACACCAGCCTGGTCCACCTCGGCGCCCGCGAATACGACCCCACCCTCGGCCGCTTCATCAGCATCGACCCGGTCATGGACCTGACCGACCCCCAACAGATGCACGGCTACAGCTACGCCAACAACAACCCCAGCACCCTCAGCGACCCCGACGGATACCGACCCCTCGCCACCAACGGCGGCTACGAGGAGGACCGCTACTGGAGCAGCGGCGGCGGCAAGGGAACCAAACTCGCCAAGAACCCGAAGACCAATAAGTGGGGCGTAGCCAAGAAAAAGCCCACTGCCCCGAAACCGCCGCCGAAAAAGAAGCCGGCTATCATCCTCGGGGACAAGGTAATCGGGGCGCCGGACCGCAAGGCACTCGAGGACGCGATCAACAAGTGGTCCATCGACGGTGCCGGGCTTGGCCTTGGGGACAAGGAATACTACGTAGGCTTTAGGATTTGCCAGGAACACGCCGACTGGTGCTCGCAGTGGGCTCTCGAAAACACGGAGTGGGTCGGGCAGATCGATGGCTTGGGCTACTACGAGCAACGCGTAGCCTCAGATCCGTTCTTCAACCTGTTCGAGAGCCTGCAATCGGCTCCCGCCGGCGGTAAGGGCCGCGGCCGTTCCCGGCCAGGAGGCAGCTGCTTCCGCAGCTTCGCGGCAGACACCCAGATCCTCATGGCCGACGGCAGCACCAAACGTATCGAAGACATCAAGGTCGGCGACCTCGTCCTCGCAACCGATCCAGAAACCCGCGAGCACGGGCCGCGTGAAGTAACCCACATCTGGGTGCACGGGGACCAACTCGTAGACCTCAAGCTGGTCAACGGCACCACGATCACAACCACCGAAGACCACCCCTTCTGGAACCACACCGACCAACAGTGGCAAGACGCCCAACACCTCGACCAGGGCGACCTGCTCCTGACCGCCACAGGTGCAACCGTGCCCGTCGTCGGCCTGCTGAACACAACCGCGACCTTGGCGGCCGCCTACAACCTCACGGTCGACGACATCCACACGTACTATGTGCTCGCCGGCAACACGCCCGTCCTCGTGCATAATACGAACCCGAGCGGTTGTGGCGTATCGACGACTATTAGCCGACAGAAGCAGAGTCGTCATGTGGCGGGCGATCCATTGCACAATGGAGGGGGATATTTTAGAACGCACGGCGAGGCGCAGGAGGTTCTAGATGCATACCACTCCGGTGGCGCCACCGTTCTTGGTCGGACCGCTAATGGCAATATCGTGGTCCGGTATAACGAAGTGACTGGATTCAACAATAACCCCCGCTCTGGCTATACCGACCAACCAACGAATATCTTCATGATTAAGGGGACGAAGAGTCCTAGTGTTGTCCCTATAAACCCAAACTGGTCGGCTTCCTGA
- a CDS encoding AAA family ATPase — protein MTHYAPARREQMFGRIAIQGPPGSGKTPLALTLATALAGQAPVAVIDTDGRAAEYADRFTFLHTTPLEADPADLPTLVAEANHAGAGALIIDSYSLYWSGPGGALDRVDRHSDRRTGWAEYRPIEAAIRIALRTFPGHVLATLRVKTEHVPEYTATEAGDRGRATTRRLGLKPDHREGVEHDFLTVGDLDTDHVLTITKSACEDLADRRFHRPGPELADTMAAWLGQGIPVPDLRDIRAVIENPATDTATLRAIRDDPAMAGWMPAPLIDEDGNPLTLRDLINRIGKRRLAEEREAQKAAQTSTDQTNTDPAATTRQTEETP, from the coding sequence GTGACCCACTACGCCCCCGCCCGCCGGGAGCAGATGTTCGGCCGGATCGCCATCCAAGGTCCGCCCGGATCCGGCAAGACCCCGCTGGCCCTCACCCTGGCCACCGCCCTTGCCGGACAAGCCCCCGTGGCCGTCATCGACACCGACGGCCGGGCCGCCGAGTACGCCGACCGGTTCACATTCCTCCACACCACCCCGCTTGAGGCCGATCCCGCCGACCTGCCCACCCTGGTAGCCGAGGCCAACCACGCCGGCGCCGGCGCCCTGATCATCGACTCCTACTCCCTGTACTGGTCGGGGCCGGGCGGGGCGCTGGACCGGGTGGACCGCCACAGTGACCGCCGTACCGGCTGGGCCGAGTACCGGCCCATCGAAGCCGCCATCCGGATAGCGCTGCGGACCTTCCCAGGCCACGTGCTGGCCACCCTGCGGGTCAAGACCGAACACGTACCCGAGTACACCGCCACCGAGGCAGGCGACCGGGGCCGGGCCACCACCCGGCGGCTCGGCCTCAAACCCGACCACCGGGAAGGCGTCGAGCACGACTTCCTGACCGTCGGAGACCTGGACACCGACCACGTACTCACGATCACCAAATCCGCGTGCGAGGACCTGGCCGACCGCCGGTTCCACCGCCCCGGCCCGGAACTGGCCGACACCATGGCCGCCTGGCTGGGCCAGGGCATCCCGGTACCCGACCTGCGCGACATCCGCGCCGTGATCGAGAACCCGGCCACCGACACCGCCACCCTCAGGGCAATCCGCGACGACCCCGCCATGGCCGGGTGGATGCCCGCGCCACTCATCGACGAAGACGGCAACCCCCTAACCCTGCGCGACCTGATCAACCGGATCGGCAAACGACGGCTGGCCGAGGAACGAGAAGCACAGAAGGCCGCGCAGACCAGCACCGACCAGACGAACACCGACCCGGCGGCCACTACCCGCCAGACGGAGGAGACACCATGA
- a CDS encoding helix-turn-helix transcriptional regulator, whose protein sequence is MDATTRQARKGPQGISARTEEMANLRTRAGLSLTDLADRAGISLGHMSNVAHGRRRISPRGAARVATVLNVDIPDVFHT, encoded by the coding sequence ATGGACGCCACTACCAGGCAGGCCCGAAAGGGCCCGCAGGGGATCAGCGCCCGCACGGAGGAGATGGCAAACCTGCGTACCCGCGCCGGACTGTCACTGACCGACCTGGCCGACCGGGCCGGGATCTCCCTGGGACACATGAGCAACGTCGCCCACGGGCGGCGGCGCATCAGCCCCCGGGGAGCAGCCCGGGTGGCCACCGTGCTCAACGTCGACATCCCCGACGTGTTCCACACCTGA